A region of Polyangiaceae bacterium DNA encodes the following proteins:
- a CDS encoding MFS transporter — MSAGSTLAKLGLLASLYFSQGLPFGFFTQALPVLLRERGLSLPAIGLSSLLALPWALKFAWAPLVDHARFRGLGRRKSWIVPLQLAAALLSLSLAFADSQRALAWLLAGVLLTNLVAATQDVATDGLAVELLSPQERGLGNGVQVAGYRVGMIVGGGALLLAFARLGWRAAFFVMSGLLVLATLPILAHRERWPKAAAATRPELRWSAWLALGKHFGPWLGVLLAYKTGDALGTGMLRPFLVDSGLGLDDIGWLLGTLGFTSGLLGALAGGWAVGRLGRRRALLGFGLVQALAVALYALPASSRSALGLITAVATLEHFTGGMATAALFTLMMDRARPGREGTDYTFQASAVVLATGAASALSGYLAQAVGYFWHFVVAGLAALGGVVVAASVLRPSEEER; from the coding sequence CCCCTTCGGCTTTTTCACCCAGGCGCTGCCCGTCCTGTTGCGGGAGCGCGGGCTGAGCCTGCCGGCGATCGGGCTGTCCTCGCTCCTGGCGCTGCCGTGGGCGCTCAAGTTCGCGTGGGCGCCGCTGGTCGACCACGCGCGCTTCCGCGGGCTCGGGCGGCGCAAGAGCTGGATCGTTCCCCTTCAGCTCGCCGCCGCGCTGCTCTCGCTCTCGCTCGCCTTCGCCGACTCGCAGCGCGCCCTGGCCTGGCTCCTGGCCGGGGTGCTGCTCACGAACCTGGTTGCCGCCACGCAGGACGTCGCGACCGACGGCCTGGCGGTGGAGCTCTTGTCGCCTCAGGAGCGCGGCCTCGGCAACGGCGTGCAGGTGGCTGGCTATCGGGTGGGCATGATCGTGGGCGGCGGCGCGCTCCTCCTGGCGTTCGCGCGGCTCGGCTGGCGCGCTGCGTTCTTCGTCATGTCAGGCTTGCTCGTGCTCGCGACGCTGCCCATCCTGGCGCACCGCGAGCGCTGGCCAAAGGCGGCGGCTGCCACGCGCCCGGAGCTCCGCTGGTCGGCGTGGCTCGCGCTCGGCAAGCACTTCGGACCATGGCTCGGCGTGCTCCTCGCGTACAAGACCGGCGACGCGCTCGGGACCGGCATGCTCAGGCCGTTCTTGGTGGACTCCGGCTTGGGCCTCGACGACATCGGTTGGTTGCTCGGGACGCTCGGCTTCACGTCGGGCCTGCTCGGCGCGCTGGCCGGCGGCTGGGCGGTCGGGCGCTTGGGACGGCGCCGCGCGCTGCTCGGCTTCGGGTTGGTGCAAGCGCTGGCCGTGGCGCTCTACGCGTTGCCGGCGTCGAGCCGAAGCGCGCTCGGTCTGATCACGGCGGTGGCCACGCTGGAGCACTTCACCGGCGGCATGGCCACGGCTGCGTTGTTCACGCTGATGATGGACCGAGCGCGTCCCGGGCGCGAGGGCACGGACTACACCTTCCAGGCCTCCGCAGTGGTGCTCGCCACCGGCGCCGCGAGCGCCTTGTCCGGCTACCTGGCCCAGGCGGTGGGCTACTTCTGGCACTTCGTCGTCGCCGGCCTCGCCGCGCTCGGCGGGGTGGTCGTCGCGGCGAGCGTGCTGCGCCCGAGCGAGGAGGAGCGATGA
- the coaD gene encoding pantetheine-phosphate adenylyltransferase: MTIAIYAGSFDPITLGHASVVRRAAKLFSHLRVLIAVNPDKQALFSEAERVALARQMLGAMPNVSVDATSGLVVDYARAIGASFLVRGLRGAPDAAPETELARVNMALAPELQTVLIPAEPALSQVSSSALKELARRGEDLSRHCSREVLAELERRLGGSAR; this comes from the coding sequence ATGACGATTGCGATCTACGCAGGTAGCTTCGACCCGATCACCCTCGGGCACGCCTCGGTGGTACGCCGGGCGGCCAAGCTGTTCTCCCACCTCCGGGTGCTGATCGCCGTGAACCCCGACAAGCAGGCGCTGTTCAGCGAAGCGGAGCGCGTAGCGCTCGCGCGCCAGATGCTCGGAGCGATGCCCAACGTCTCGGTGGATGCTACTTCTGGGCTCGTGGTGGACTACGCGCGCGCCATCGGGGCGAGCTTCTTGGTGCGAGGGCTCAGGGGTGCTCCGGACGCTGCTCCCGAGACCGAGCTCGCGCGCGTCAACATGGCGCTCGCACCGGAGCTCCAGACCGTGCTGATCCCGGCGGAGCCGGCGCTGTCTCAGGTCTCGTCGAGCGCGCTCAAAGAGCTGGCTCGGCGCGGCGAGGATCTGAGCCGGCACTGCTCCCGAGAGGTGCTGGCGGAGCTCGAGCGGCGGCTCGGCGGGAGCGCGCGGTGA
- a CDS encoding ribonuclease Z, which yields MSELSFVPLGVGDAFSARWYSSCLLVEASGERILVDCPHPIRKLLCEATSGSVDVGDVSAVVLTHLHADHASGLEGFGYFSRFVLGRRARLVLHPSVRARLWEGHLAAGMEALLDADAESPRDMGLDDYFELQSLDFERPLALGPFRIECRATRHHVPTTALRITAAGRSLGISADTSFDPELVAWLARADLVVHETNHGVHTPYAELARLPAELRAKMRLIHYPDDFDRAASVIVPLEQGVRVSV from the coding sequence GTGAGCGAGCTCTCCTTCGTGCCGCTCGGCGTCGGCGACGCATTCAGCGCGCGCTGGTACTCGTCCTGCCTGCTGGTCGAGGCGAGCGGGGAGCGCATCCTGGTGGACTGCCCGCACCCGATCCGGAAGCTCCTCTGCGAGGCGACCTCGGGCAGCGTGGACGTCGGAGACGTGTCGGCCGTCGTGCTCACGCACCTACACGCCGATCACGCCTCCGGGCTCGAGGGCTTCGGCTACTTCTCGCGCTTCGTGCTCGGCCGGCGCGCTCGCCTGGTGCTGCACCCGAGCGTGCGCGCGCGGCTCTGGGAGGGGCACCTGGCCGCTGGCATGGAGGCGCTGCTCGACGCGGACGCCGAGAGCCCGCGGGACATGGGCCTCGACGACTACTTCGAGCTCCAATCCCTGGATTTCGAGCGCCCGCTCGCGCTCGGGCCGTTCCGCATCGAGTGCCGCGCGACGCGCCATCACGTCCCCACCACCGCGCTCCGCATCACGGCGGCAGGGCGGAGCCTGGGCATCAGCGCCGACACGTCCTTCGACCCCGAGCTGGTCGCCTGGCTCGCGCGCGCCGATCTGGTCGTGCACGAGACGAACCACGGCGTTCACACGCCCTACGCGGAGCTCGCGCGACTGCCGGCGGAGCTCCGCGCCAAGATGCGTCTGATCCACTACCCGGACGACTTCGACCGTGCCGCGTCGGTGATCGTCCCGCTCGAGCAAGGCGTGCGCGTCAGCGTGTGA
- a CDS encoding DedA family protein, producing the protein MTEALIQYIQTAATHAPTWGFFLVLLFMTVESSFIPFPSEVVMIPAGFLAARGELSFGSPVLDAFVAVIAGTAGSLAGAYVNYFLFSWLGTPFLEKYGKYFFLPKPKLDRAEEIFRRYGAGATFVCRLLPAIRQLISIPAGISRMPLKSFTLWTGLGAGIWVAILTGIGYYLGATTASMSYAELVHRGKAMASRDLLYILPVLVVGFVAYVMISNRIMRRSEEPAKA; encoded by the coding sequence GTGACCGAAGCCTTGATCCAGTACATCCAGACTGCCGCCACCCACGCCCCCACCTGGGGCTTCTTCTTGGTGTTGCTCTTCATGACCGTGGAGAGCTCGTTCATTCCGTTTCCCAGCGAGGTGGTGATGATCCCCGCGGGCTTCCTGGCGGCGCGCGGCGAGCTCAGCTTCGGCTCACCCGTGCTCGACGCCTTCGTCGCCGTCATCGCCGGCACCGCTGGCTCGCTCGCCGGAGCTTACGTCAACTACTTCCTGTTCTCCTGGCTCGGCACACCGTTCCTCGAGAAGTACGGCAAGTACTTCTTCCTGCCCAAGCCCAAGCTCGACCGCGCGGAGGAGATCTTCCGGCGCTACGGCGCGGGCGCGACGTTCGTGTGTCGTCTCCTACCGGCGATTCGCCAGCTGATCTCGATCCCGGCCGGCATCTCGCGCATGCCCCTCAAGAGCTTCACGCTCTGGACCGGCCTCGGCGCGGGGATCTGGGTCGCCATCCTCACCGGTATCGGCTACTACCTGGGCGCCACCACCGCCAGCATGAGCTACGCGGAGCTGGTCCACCGCGGCAAGGCGATGGCCAGCCGCGATCTGCTCTACATCCTGCCGGTGCTCGTCGTCGGCTTCGTCGCGTACGTGATGATCTCGAACCGCATCATGCGGCGCAGCGAAGAGCCCGCGAAGGCGTGA
- a CDS encoding aromatic ring-hydroxylating dioxygenase subunit alpha produces the protein MSSAPTETLPFSWYSEPATFRSEQERIFRRSWQYVGHAGELPRPGSFRATFAGDLPVVLVRDEAGALRAFVNVCRHRGSTICDGSGERSTLQCPYHAWTYGLDGQLLRAPRLTPVAGENLGLVPLRLETWGPLLFANPDPDAPPLSDTLGDVPERLAGAGIELESLRFLRRSESEVAANWKIVAENYLECYHCPVAHPGFSAVMDVSPEAYLLEAQATRLSQYCAPRPGSSSLYDATGTVQRAQFHLLFPGTIVNVYPGRQNLSIGPLLPRSPERTARFLDYFVGPDADDAWIADMLAFDDQVGVEDKALVERVQAGVRAGLPERGRLLPESEGLIAHFQALITRALG, from the coding sequence GTGAGCTCGGCGCCGACCGAGACGCTGCCGTTCAGCTGGTACTCCGAGCCAGCCACCTTTCGCTCGGAGCAGGAGCGGATCTTTCGGCGCTCGTGGCAGTACGTCGGCCACGCCGGCGAGCTGCCGCGGCCCGGCAGCTTCCGGGCGACCTTCGCCGGGGACCTGCCCGTGGTGCTGGTGCGCGACGAAGCAGGCGCGCTCCGCGCGTTCGTCAACGTGTGCCGGCACCGCGGCTCCACCATCTGCGACGGCTCGGGGGAGCGCTCGACGCTCCAGTGCCCGTACCACGCCTGGACCTACGGCCTGGACGGCCAGCTGCTCCGCGCGCCGCGGCTCACGCCGGTCGCAGGCGAGAACCTGGGGCTCGTGCCGCTCCGCCTCGAGACCTGGGGACCGCTCCTGTTCGCGAACCCCGATCCCGACGCGCCGCCTCTGAGCGACACGCTGGGTGACGTTCCCGAGCGCTTGGCCGGCGCGGGCATCGAGCTCGAGTCGCTCCGCTTCTTGCGACGTTCCGAGTCCGAGGTGGCGGCGAACTGGAAGATCGTCGCCGAGAACTACCTGGAGTGTTACCACTGCCCCGTCGCTCACCCCGGCTTCTCCGCGGTGATGGACGTGTCGCCCGAGGCTTACCTGCTCGAGGCGCAGGCCACGCGGCTGAGCCAGTATTGCGCGCCGCGCCCGGGATCTTCGTCGCTCTACGACGCGACCGGCACGGTCCAGCGCGCACAGTTTCACCTGCTGTTCCCCGGTACGATCGTCAACGTGTACCCCGGCCGGCAGAACCTCTCCATTGGCCCGCTCTTGCCGCGCTCGCCGGAGCGCACGGCGCGTTTCTTGGACTACTTCGTCGGGCCCGATGCCGACGACGCCTGGATCGCCGACATGCTCGCCTTCGACGACCAGGTCGGTGTGGAGGACAAGGCGCTGGTCGAGCGCGTGCAGGCCGGCGTGCGCGCGGGTCTGCCCGAGCGCGGTCGGCTCCTGCCCGAATCCGAGGGCCTGATCGCACACTTTCAGGCGTTGATCACCCGAGCCTTGGGCTGA
- a CDS encoding class I SAM-dependent methyltransferase, which yields MSLAEIAPTAHYTAYVWHRLGFPHAEHFATPTGRRLFWSFRFAGEWLAVAHPTVPSMLQYLELRHRSIELALEEARPDRVVELGAGLSRRGLTWAADRGVDYVEVDLPHMVSAKRELIRARVPQAVRERAGSRLRHEAVDVLGPDFERWLVDTLEGAERPVVIAEGVLGYFELGDRERVAAAVARALAGRGAFVCDLRSREGGQAVAAAAKLLRAGIWLVTRGRGAREDFPSTQAVERYFEQAGFGRAEPVPVERAAPHLLRLRSPARVWRATR from the coding sequence ATGTCGCTCGCCGAGATCGCCCCGACCGCCCACTACACGGCCTACGTCTGGCACCGGCTCGGCTTTCCCCACGCCGAGCACTTCGCCACCCCGACCGGTCGCCGGCTGTTCTGGTCGTTCCGTTTCGCGGGGGAGTGGCTGGCCGTGGCGCACCCGACGGTGCCGTCGATGTTGCAGTATCTGGAGCTCCGGCACCGCTCCATCGAGCTGGCGCTGGAGGAGGCCCGGCCGGATCGCGTGGTCGAGCTGGGCGCGGGCCTCTCGCGGCGCGGGCTCACCTGGGCGGCGGACCGCGGCGTGGACTACGTCGAGGTCGATCTGCCGCACATGGTCAGCGCGAAGCGCGAGCTCATCCGGGCCCGCGTGCCGCAGGCGGTGCGCGAGCGCGCGGGATCCCGCCTGCGCCACGAGGCCGTGGACGTCTTGGGCCCCGACTTCGAGCGCTGGCTTGTCGACACGCTGGAGGGCGCCGAGCGTCCCGTGGTGATCGCGGAGGGCGTGCTGGGCTACTTCGAGCTCGGCGACCGCGAGCGCGTCGCGGCTGCCGTGGCGCGCGCGCTGGCAGGCCGCGGCGCCTTCGTGTGTGACCTGCGCTCTCGCGAGGGCGGGCAAGCCGTCGCGGCCGCCGCCAAGCTCCTGCGCGCCGGCATCTGGCTGGTGACGCGCGGGCGCGGCGCCCGTGAGGACTTCCCGAGCACGCAGGCGGTCGAGCGCTACTTCGAGCAGGCGGGTTTCGGCCGCGCGGAGCCCGTGCCGGTCGAGCGCGCCGCGCCCCATCTCCTGCGACTGCGTTCACCCGCCCGCGTGTGGCGCGCCACGCGCTGA
- a CDS encoding peptidyl-prolyl cis-trans isomerase, translating into MAQTTVVLDTSFGSITLALDAERAPKSVANFLHYVDAGHYDGTIFHRVIDGFMAQGGGYTTDFERKPTVAPVENEADNGLKNQRGTVAMARTSDPHSATAQFFINVKDNTSLDHKGKNDAGWGYTVFGQVVAGMDVVDRIKAVKTGAAGPFTKDAPLEAIVIKSARRG; encoded by the coding sequence ATGGCACAGACCACGGTCGTTCTCGACACGAGCTTCGGCAGCATCACCCTCGCGCTCGACGCCGAGCGCGCACCCAAGAGCGTCGCGAACTTCCTTCACTACGTGGACGCGGGCCACTACGACGGCACGATCTTCCACCGCGTGATCGACGGCTTCATGGCGCAGGGCGGCGGCTACACCACCGACTTCGAGCGCAAGCCCACGGTCGCTCCGGTGGAGAACGAGGCCGACAACGGGCTCAAGAACCAGCGCGGCACGGTGGCGATGGCCCGCACCAGCGATCCGCACTCCGCCACCGCGCAGTTCTTCATCAACGTGAAGGACAACACCTCCCTCGACCACAAGGGCAAGAACGACGCGGGCTGGGGCTACACGGTGTTCGGGCAGGTCGTCGCCGGCATGGACGTGGTCGATCGGATCAAGGCGGTGAAGACCGGCGCCGCGGGCCCCTTCACCAAGGACGCCCCGCTCGAGGCCATCGTGATCAAGAGCGCCCGGCGCGGCTGA
- a CDS encoding alpha/beta fold hydrolase — MLRVQYLNRRGHRIAYALRGAPEAPPLLMIRGLARTSRHWGAVLGELEQSFRLVLIDNRGIGKSGVPLLPFSTRDMADDAAALLDWLDIDAASVLGVSLGGMIAQELALRHGDRVAKLVLGCTRAGGGTGVPLDWRTALRLVAPMRLPAEQAIRKTAALILSPDFQRESPHVVDEWVQIARELPPSRRGVIYQLFAAARHDASTRLGQLRMPTLVVTGDADVLIHADNSAHLARAIPGARLATLPGAGHDFPTERPRDTARLVREFCLEE, encoded by the coding sequence GTGCTGCGCGTCCAATACCTGAACCGCCGAGGTCATCGTATCGCCTACGCCCTCAGGGGTGCGCCCGAGGCTCCGCCGCTGCTGATGATCCGCGGCCTCGCGCGCACCAGCCGGCACTGGGGCGCCGTCCTCGGCGAGCTCGAGCAGAGCTTCCGGTTGGTGCTGATCGACAACCGCGGCATCGGCAAGAGCGGCGTCCCGCTCTTGCCCTTCTCCACGCGCGACATGGCGGACGACGCGGCAGCGCTCCTCGACTGGCTCGACATCGACGCGGCGAGCGTGCTCGGAGTCTCGCTGGGCGGCATGATCGCCCAGGAGCTCGCGCTCCGGCACGGCGACCGGGTGGCCAAGCTGGTGCTCGGCTGCACGCGCGCCGGGGGTGGTACGGGCGTGCCGCTCGACTGGCGAACGGCGCTCCGGCTGGTGGCGCCCATGCGGCTGCCCGCCGAGCAGGCCATCCGCAAGACGGCGGCACTGATCCTGTCCCCGGACTTCCAGCGCGAGTCTCCCCACGTCGTGGACGAGTGGGTGCAGATCGCGCGGGAGCTGCCGCCCAGCCGGCGCGGCGTGATCTACCAGCTCTTCGCCGCCGCGCGCCACGACGCCAGCACGCGCCTCGGGCAGCTCCGCATGCCGACGCTGGTGGTCACCGGTGACGCCGACGTCTTGATTCACGCCGACAACTCGGCGCACCTGGCCCGCGCCATCCCCGGCGCGCGCCTCGCGACGCTGCCCGGCGCGGGCCACGACTTCCCGACGGAGCGGCCCCGGGACACGGCGCGCCTGGTACGCGAGTTCTGCCTCGAGGAGTGA
- a CDS encoding sigma-54-dependent Fis family transcriptional regulator: MRPRSLSLLIAATDDAAAHELAGLAADAGVVPRRVQDGWSALGLLRAGDFDALVCDITLPDITIGELVAEVQKLDANLPVVVMVEPGRVGDGVAAVRAGAADFLRKPLEREEVSYVVSKVLRGATVDDEEPPRSMVMPPELRMIGGSKAMQDLAQTLRRAADGVATVLVRGESGSGKELVARQLHQLSPRRAGPFVKVHCAALPDNLLESELFGYEKGAFTGATARKPGRVELAEGGTLFLDEIGDISAATQVKLLRVLQDREYERLGGTETLRADVRFVVATHRDLAAMVKAGSFRADLFYRLNVVSLEVPPLAARAEDVEALALHFCDSVARANGRAGIALDVDALELLRAERWPGNVRQLQNFIERLVVLNKGPRIRRADVERELGRQAGPAGFAEAEGLAPKISLESSVIDLSLAVQKAERRAIQRALEKAGGNRNLAARLLGISRRSLYYKLGELGIE; this comes from the coding sequence ATGCGTCCGCGCAGCCTGAGCCTCCTGATCGCCGCGACCGACGACGCTGCGGCTCACGAGCTGGCGGGGCTCGCGGCCGACGCGGGCGTCGTGCCGCGCCGGGTGCAGGACGGCTGGTCCGCGCTGGGCCTGCTCCGGGCCGGCGATTTCGACGCACTGGTGTGTGACATCACGCTGCCCGACATCACCATCGGCGAGCTGGTGGCGGAGGTGCAGAAGCTCGACGCCAACCTGCCGGTGGTGGTGATGGTCGAGCCGGGGCGGGTGGGTGACGGCGTGGCTGCGGTACGGGCCGGGGCGGCCGACTTCTTGCGCAAGCCGCTGGAGCGCGAAGAGGTGAGCTACGTGGTGAGCAAGGTGCTGCGCGGCGCGACCGTGGACGACGAAGAGCCCCCGCGTTCCATGGTCATGCCGCCCGAGCTGCGCATGATCGGTGGCTCCAAGGCGATGCAGGACCTGGCGCAGACGCTGCGCCGCGCGGCGGACGGCGTGGCCACGGTGCTGGTGCGCGGCGAGAGCGGCAGCGGCAAGGAGCTGGTGGCGCGCCAGCTCCACCAGCTGAGCCCGCGCCGCGCCGGTCCGTTCGTGAAGGTCCACTGCGCCGCGCTCCCAGACAACCTGCTCGAGAGCGAGCTGTTCGGCTACGAGAAAGGAGCCTTCACCGGCGCCACCGCCAGGAAGCCGGGGCGGGTGGAGCTGGCCGAAGGCGGCACGCTGTTCCTGGACGAGATCGGCGACATCAGCGCGGCCACGCAGGTGAAGCTCCTGCGCGTGCTCCAGGATCGCGAGTACGAGCGGCTCGGGGGCACCGAGACGCTGCGCGCCGACGTGCGCTTCGTGGTGGCGACGCACCGCGATCTGGCGGCGATGGTCAAGGCAGGGAGCTTCCGCGCCGATCTGTTCTACCGGCTCAACGTGGTCTCGCTGGAGGTGCCGCCGCTCGCCGCTCGGGCGGAGGACGTCGAGGCCTTGGCCCTGCACTTCTGCGACAGCGTCGCGCGGGCCAACGGTCGCGCGGGCATCGCGCTGGACGTGGACGCGCTCGAGCTCTTGCGCGCCGAGCGCTGGCCCGGCAACGTGCGCCAGCTCCAGAACTTCATCGAGCGCCTGGTGGTGCTGAACAAGGGGCCGCGCATCCGCCGGGCCGACGTCGAGCGGGAGCTCGGGCGGCAGGCGGGCCCCGCGGGCTTCGCGGAGGCGGAGGGCTTGGCGCCGAAGATCTCACTCGAGAGCTCGGTCATCGACCTGTCGCTCGCGGTGCAGAAGGCCGAGCGGCGCGCCATCCAGCGCGCGCTGGAGAAGGCGGGCGGAAACCGGAACCTGGCGGCGCGACTGCTCGGGATCAGCCGGCGCAGCCTGTACTACAAGCTCGGAGAGCTCGGCATCGAGTGA